A genome region from Eremothecium gossypii ATCC 10895 chromosome VII, complete sequence includes the following:
- the SLY1 gene encoding syntaxin-binding protein (Syntenic homolog of Saccharomyces cerevisiae YDR189W (SLY1); 1-intron), with product MSPDSNSSLRERQIAAIEKLLVLNAANASTDLTSGLDDQELVWKALVLDAKSTAIISSVMRVNDLLRSGITVHYSITQNRAPLPDVPAIYFVQPKKENIDLIVMDLKGDKYADFYINFTSSLPRDMLEYLASEVASLGKASRIKQVYDQYLDFIVTEPELFSLELPETYLKINSPVSSEDTITQLCDTIADGLYNVILTLDSVPIIRAPRDGPAEMVAQKLDSKLRDYVINTRSNTNSSTNTNLERFVLVILDRNIDLPSMFAHSWIYQCLVFDVFNLSRNTISVPNTDEKGQPTYKKMDIEPKDFFWTTNAHLPFPDAVENVENALADYKAEAEAITRKTGVDNIGDLDPNSQNDTLQIQEAVNKLPELTARKNIIDTHMNVLAALLKELENKGLDSFFEMEQQSDSAKVRQAFMDVLKDGKTNNLKDKLRTYIIIYLTSSEKLPDQFVQHVESYFKDNNFETPALKYIYKLKELANISSMPLRSEPAIHDSKVQVGAGNSSQLLSGLSNKLLGLTEGKIQGGVGSLISGMKKFLPEKKAIPVTNALASVMDPLNSSQSSLEATDDYLYFDPRVMRGAHSQKPKRQSYNKALVFVVGGGNYMEYQNLQEWAHQQGSSKKVIYGSTAIITPSSFLEELSKLG from the exons ATGTCTCCAGACTCTAATTCATCTTTGAGGGAGAGGCAGATTG CTGCAATCGAGAAACTACTCGTGTTGAATGCTGCTAATGCATCGACTGACCTGACGTCAGGCCTTGACGATCAAGAACTCGTTTGGAAGGCTTTGGTGCTTGATGCCAAGAGTACAGCGATCATTTCCTCTGTTATGCGTGTCAACGACCTTTTGAGGTCAGGCATCACGGTCCATTATTCAATTACGCAGAACAGAGCTCCACTACCGGATGTTCCGGCGATATATTTTGTTCAACCAAAAAAGGAGAACATCGACTTGATTGTGATGGACCTCAAAGGGGACAAGTATGCTGATTTCTACATCAATTTCACTTCTTCACTACCAAGAGACATGCTAGAGTACCTAGCCAGTGAGGTTGCTTCACTTGGGAAGGCAAGCAGAATTAAACAGGTTTATGACCAGTATTTGGACTTCATTGTGACCGAACCGGAACTTTTCTCTCTTGAGCTTCCTGAAACATATCTGAAGATCAACAGTCCAGTCTCCAGCGAGGATACAATCACCCAGCTGTGTGACACAATTGCTGATGGACTTTATAATGTTATCCTCACTCTTGATTCTGTTCCAATAATTAGAGCGCCCAGGGACGGCCCAGCAGAAATGGTGGCCCAGAAGTTGGATAGCAAGTTACGGGACTATGTTATCAATACAAGATCGAACACAAATTCATCTACGAACACAAACTTGGAGCGGTTCGTGTTGGTTATATTGGACAGGAACATTGACCTACCTTCAATGTTTGCGCATTCGTGGATCTACCAATGTTTAGTATTTGACGTATTCAATCTCTCCAGAAATACGATTTCAGTACCGAATACTGATGAAAAGGGACAACCCACATATAAGAAGATGGATATTGAGCCTAAAGACTTCTTTTGGACGACAAATGCGCACTTGCCGTTCCCAGACGCAGTGGAGAATGTCGAAAATGCATTGGCAGACTATAAGGCCGAGGCGGAAGCGATAACCAGGAAGACAGGCGTTGACAATATAGGCGATTTAGATCCTAACTCTCAAAATGATACTTTGCAAATTCAGGAGGCAGTGAACAAGTTGCCGGAACTGACTGCTAGGAAGAATATCATTGATACACATATGAATGTTCTGGCTGCGTTGTTGAAAGAGCTAGAAAATAAAGGGTTGGATTCGTTCTTTGAAATGGAGCAACAAAGTGACTCTGCTAAGGTGAGGCAAGCATTCATGGACGTTTTGAAAGATGGCAAGACCAATAACCTCAAGGACAAGTTAAGGACATACATAATCATCTATTTGACTAGTTCGGAGAAGCTTCCCGATCAATTCGTCCAACATGTTGAGAGTTACTTCAAAGATAATAATTTCGAAACGCCAGCGTTGAAGTACATCTATAAGTTGAAGGAGCTTGCAAACATATCTAGCATGCCATTGCGTAGCGAACCTGCTATTCATGACTCAAAGGTTCAAGTGGGCGCTGGAAATTCTTCACAGCTATTATCCGGCCTATCGAATAAGTTGCTAGGCCTTACAGAAGGGAAGATACAAGGTGGTGTAGGATCGCTTATCTCAGGCATGAAGAAGTTTTTACCTGAAAAAAAGGCGATTCCTGTTACAAACGCATTGGCGTCTGTTATGGATCCCTTGAATAGCTCACAGAGCAGTTTGGAGGCGACAGATGATTATCTGTATTTTGATCCACGGGTAATGAGGGGGGCTCATTCCCAGAAGCCAAAAAGACAGTCTTATAACAAGGCGTTGGTTTTTGTTGTTGGCGGTGGCAATTACATGGAGTACCAGAATTTACAGGAATGGGCACATCAACAGGGTAGTTCCAAAAAGGTCATCTATGGTAGTACAGCTATCATAACCCCCTCTTCGTTTTTGGAGGAACTCTCCAAACTCGGCTGA
- the ERF2 gene encoding palmitoyltransferase ERF2 (Syntenic homolog of Saccharomyces cerevisiae YLR246W (ERF2)), translating into MRLHSRQASNPHRQYSAAQSLHSSSDDSEHKEIPSTMGWAKRLMRWMVTVDQPHTFETSLKNYQSLAHVTNYIFFCGGRLRTVAKTKYLSVLVLVMLIAPIVLFSVFETGYLWKHVAGAKPCVVLCYYFWTLCFASFISTGATDPGTLPRNIHLAQLQDDYKLPLEYYSIITLPSPVANAPVRLKYCTTCRIWRPPRASHCAVCDSCILSFDHHCDWLNNCIGQRNHRYFLAFLFSSVLSSIWLLTCCALKLRHAGSPSAAPVSLLLICYCAVSIWYPLLLAIYHLFLTGTQQTTHEYLKAVDSRNPIFHKVTHPERNPFVTGSCARNMLLLMCQPRGYDFLHTRSEHQAGDWRFFRLPIPHSFEKV; encoded by the coding sequence ATGAGACTACACTCCAGGCAAGCTAGCAACCCACACAGACAGTACAGCGCGGCGCAATCGCTGCATAGCTCCAGCGATGATAGCGAACACAAAGAGATACCGAGTACAATGGGATGGGCCAAGAGGCTGATGCGATGGATGGTAACGGTCGATCAACCCCACACGTTCGAAACATCGCTCAAGAACTACCAGTCGCTTGCCCACGTCACCAACTACATCTTCTTCTGCGGAGGGCGACTTCGAACAGTGGCCAAGACCAAGTACCTGTCGGTGTTGGTGCTGGTCATGCTGATTGCGCCCATCGTGCTTTTCTCGGTATTCGAGACAGGGTACCTGTGGAAGCACGTTGCTGGTGCAAAGCCATGCGTGGTTTTATGCTACTACTTCTGGACGCTGTGCTTCGCCTCCTTCATCAGCACGGGGGCCACGGACCCTGGCACGCTGCCCCGCAACATCCACCTGGCCCAGCTACAGGATGACTACAAGCTACCCCTCGAATACTACAGCATCATCACTCTGCCGTCGCCCGTGGCCAACGCGCCCGTGCGCCTGAAGTACTGCACCACATGCCGCATCTGGcgtccgccgcgcgcgtccCACTGCGCGGTGTGCGACAGCTGCATCCTGTCGTTCGACCACCACTGCGACTGGCTCAACAACTGCATCGGCCAGCGCAACCACAGGTATTTTCTGGCGTTCCTCTTCAGCAGCGTGCTATCGTCCATCTGGCTCCTGACATGCTGCGCGCTGAAGCTTCGGCACGCCGGTTCGCCCTCGGCAGCGCCCGTGAGTCTCCTGCTCATATGCTACTGTGCCGTCAGCATCTGGTATCCGCTTCTGCTCGCCATCTACCACCTGTTCCTGACCGGCACCCAACAGACCACGCACGAGTACCTCAAGGCAGTTGACTCTCGCAACCCCATCTTTCACAAGGTTACACACCCCGAGCGCAACCCTTTCGTTACTGGCAGTTGCGCCAGGAACATGCTGCTACTCATGTGCCAGCCTCGGGGATACGATTTTCTACATACAAGAAGCGAGCACCAAGCGGGCGACTGGCGTTTCTTTAGGCTGCCAATCCCCCATTCATTCGAGAAAGTATGA
- the SND1 gene encoding Snd1p (Syntenic homolog of Saccharomyces cerevisiae YDR186C): MGKEAPIRQDASKVKVKAMGSLFLLSYMDPLAFVDRRLDVFNIYLYIDIPTIDYYNDEMTQAKLFRLNRRFKIHKVKDQILGSFTDGKPDVWKRLLLEREKNEGSFKLYVCSSGSLRYVESIRFLIESCWNEVRAHTDCIRIRFYVQVTPTSQKWFTTFLNKEILDADILEFLLIDTYSSILSKSSIPFKEYYAKLNEKFLRPPDPFTLDSIVIVTNSTGVKALLTILSDRPLTSYLSQESLDSLNKTALQRNGKIVSAAEKHPEQDETPLKRNSSSIIKFQNSLLTSNKDKAVRVRSLSLQRQSHRPQLIPMSCQSAAHVHAHSMSSGKTELKHELTEIAPADWKHTAADERELEDDDDFDDDSDMEYESSDDDGISFYVPNLLSRTATNEPDTGHDTTCESSDPPSRRRFRSLSLMDPPSRAPFSQCMPPPLEHIEDEMCSPTVNNEWYTNIYVHDGHFGEHSATNQAKRPKRSLRQECSANGLIPPEFYSRLSSPSSSNNSSNSSLQNLHLLPGTFAKLLSIHSNSSSEDKKASPSSSTLFDKRLVSKSFDEVRRQPSIQLFQTLMNGNGLALNFRANKPLPSPSYEGECPTPRETEDSDANKTLQQSQPGSVATIFNSDKVSQTLNKFNLQIYNSDNGTSLSQLAVPDPVGSTSHFASPSKPSQPFRKPKFTLDLYGDDDIANKGAWVLGANNR; encoded by the coding sequence ATGGGCAAAGAGGCACCTATTCGGCAGGATGCCTCGAAGGTTAAAGTTAAGGCCATGGGGTCGCTATTCTTGCTATCTTACATGGATCCACTAGCGTTTGTTGACCGCCGGCTCGATGTGTTCAACATATACCTTTATATCGACATTCCCACTATCGATTATTATAACGATGAGATGACGCAAGCGAAGCTTTTCCGGCTAAACCGAAGATTCAAAATACACAAGGTAAAGGACCAGATACTGGGTAGCTTCACCGATGGCAAACCCGACGTGTGGAAGCGGCTGCTTTTGGAGCGCGAGAAGAACGAGGGCAGTTTCAAGCTGTACGTGTGCTCGAGCGGATCGCTACGCTACGTGGAATCAATACGGTTTCTAATAGAGTCATGCTGGAATGAAGTCCGGGCACATACAGATTGCATTCGAATACGTTTCTACGTGCAAGTTACCCCAACTTCTCAGAAGTGGTTCACGACATTTTTAAACAAGGAAATCCTCGATGCCGATATTCTGGAGTTTCTCCTTATAGACACGTACTCCAGTATACTGAGCAAATCGTCCATACCTTTCAAGGAGTATTACGCAAAGCTAAATGAGAAGTTTCTGCGACCTCCGGATCCGTTCACCCTGGACTCAATCGTCATAGTGACCAATAGTACCGGTGTGAAGGCGCTGCTCACGATCCTGTCAGACCGGCCACTGACGAGCTATCTGAGCCAAGAGTCTCTCGATTCTCTGAATAAGACTGCCTTACAGCGCAATGGTAAGATAGTTTCTGCTGCGGAGAAACACCCAGAGCAGGACGAAACTCCTCTGAAGCGGAACTCCTCATCCATAATAAAATTCCAGAACTCCTTGCTTACTTCTAATAAGGACAAAGCAGTTCGGGTCAGGTCGTTGTCTTTGCAGCGACAGTCACACAGGCCCCAACTAATACCTATGAGTTGTCAGAGTGCAGCTCATGTTCATGCCCATTCGATGTCCTCGGGGAAGACAGAGTTGAAGCATGAACTGACCGAAATAGCGCCTGCTGACTGGAAGCATACCGCGGCTGATGAACGCGAGCTTGAAGACGACGACGATTTTGACGACGATAGTGATATGGAGTATGAGAGCTCAGACGATGATGGAATAAGTTTCTATGTTCCGAACCTTCTCTCCAGGACTGCCACCAACGAACCGGACACTGGGCATGATACTACATGCGAAAGCAGCGATCCCCCGTCGCGCCGGAGGTTCCGTTCACTGAGCCTGATGGACCCACCATCACGGGCTCCATTTTCACAGTGCATGCCTCCCCCGTTAGAGCATATTGAAGACGAAATGTGCTCGCCAACAGTCAACAACGAATGGTATACGAATATATACGTACATGACGGACACTTTGGAGAACACTCTGCCACAAACCAAGCCAAGCGCCCGAAGAGATCGCTACGACAGGAGTGTTCCGCTAATGGACTGATTCCGCCCGAATTTTACTCACGGCTTTCCTCGCCCTCTTCCAGCAATAATAGTTCCAATTCGTCGTTGCAAAATCTCCATCTGCTGCCCGGAACTTTCGCAAAACTCCTCAGCATCCACTCGAACAGTTCGAGTGAAGACAAGAAAGCCTCGCCGAGCAGTAGCACCCTTTTCGACAAGCGTCTTGTGTCAAAGTCGTTCGATGAggtgcggcggcagccGTCCATACAATTGTTCCAGACCCTGATGAATGGAAATGGCCTGGCGCTGAACTTCCGCGCTAACAAACCACTCCCTAGCCCGTCCTACGAAGGCGAGTGCCCCACTCCCCGTGAGACCGAGGATAGCGATGCCAACAAGACGCTACAGCAGTCACAGCCTGGCTCCGTCGCAACTATCTTCAATAGCGACAAGGTTTCACAGACTCTAAACAAATTCAACCTTCAGATCTACAACTCTGATAATGGCACATCCCTTTCACAGCTAGCCGTACCGGACCCCGTCGGCAGCACTTCGCATTTTGCAAGCCCCTCGAAGCCCAGTCAGCCATTCAGGAAGCCCAAGTTCACTTTAGATCTTTacggcgacgacgacatTGCAAACAAGGGCGCATGGGTCCTAGGCGCAAATAACAGGTAG
- the MAP1 gene encoding methionine aminopeptidase MAP1 (Syntenic homolog of Saccharomyces cerevisiae YLR244C (MAP1)) gives MTTVYCASLQCGKATDSALKCPLCLKQGIQSVFCNESCYRDCYKSHKALHIKDDSDKSYDPFQNFKYTGELRAQYPLTPKRAVPDDIEKPDWAANGLPLSEQRNDRLNKIPVYNKEEIKRIRKACMLGREVLDIAAAALRPGITTDELDEIVHAETIKRGAYPSPLNYYNFPKSVCTSVNEVICHGIPDKYVLKDGDIVNLDVSLFYQGMHADLNETYYVGDNISKEALNTVETARECLKIATKMCKPGVRFQDLGDAIEKHAKQNKCSVVKTYCGHGVGKFFHCSPSIPHYANNKTPGVMKPGMVFTIEPMINEGVWQDLTWPDDWTAATKDGKLSAQFENSLLITETGVEILTARTKKSPGGPRPRTK, from the coding sequence ATGACTACGGTTTACTGTGCCAGCCTGCAATGCGGGAAGGCGACCGACTCTGCTCTCAAGTGCCCATTGTGTCTCAAGCAGGGCATACAATCGGTGTTCTGCAACGAATCGTGCTACAGGGACTGCTACAAATCGCATAAGGCGCTGCATATCAAGGACGACAGCGACAAGTCGTACGATCCGTTCCAAAATTTCAAATACACGGgcgagctgcgcgcgcaATACCCATTGACGCCCAAACGCGCAGTGCCAGACGACATCGAGAAGCCGGACTGGGCTGCCAATGGGCTGCCATTAAGCGAGCAGCGCAACGACCGCTTGAATAAGATCCCCGTCTACAACAAGGAGGAGATCAAACGCATTCGTAAGGCCTGCATGCTCGGCCGGGAGGTGCTGGACATagccgctgccgcgctgCGGCCCGGAATCACCACCGATGAGCTGGACGAAATCGTGCATGCGGAGACGATAAAGCGCGGCGCCTACCCCTCTCCGCTCAACTACTACAATTTTCCGAAGTCGGTGTGCACCTCTGTCAACGAGGTCATTTGCCATGGGATTCCAGACAAGTACGTGCTGAAGGACGGCGACATTGTCAACCTTGACGTGTCCCTGTTCTACCAGGGCATGCATGCGGACCTGAACGAGACCTACTACGTGGGCGACAACATCAGCAAGGAGGCGCTCAACACGGTCGAGACGGCCCGGGAGTGCTTGAAGATCGCCACAAAGATGTGCAAGCCTGGTGTCCGTTTCCAGGACCTGGGAGACGCAATTGAAAAGCACGCGAAGCAGAACAAGTGTTCTGTTGTGAAGACATACTGTGGACACGGCGTCGGGAAATTCTTCCACTGCTCGCCCAGTATCCCGCATTACGCTAACAACAAGACGCCCGGCGTTATGAAGCCCGGCATGGTCTTTACTATCGAGCCCATGATTAACGAGGGGGTGTGGCAGGATCTGACTTGGCCCGATGACTGGACTGCTGCGACAAAAGATGGTAAGCTGAGCGCGCAGTTCGAAAATTCGTTACTCATCACCGAAACCGGAGTGGAGATCCTTACTGCACGCACCAAGAAATCGCCGGGCGGCCCACGGCCAAGGACCAAGTAG
- the RVB1 gene encoding RuvB family ATP-dependent DNA helicase pontin (Syntenic homolog of Saccharomyces cerevisiae YDR190C (RVB1)), translating into MVQISEVKDQVPGSSAGARTAAHTHIKGLGLDEFGAAKQVEGGFVGQVEAREACGVIVDLIKAKRMSGRAILLAGGPSTGKTALALAITQELGPKVPFCPLVGSELFSVEVKKTETLMENFRRAIGLRIKEVKEVYEGEVTELTPEEAENPLGGYGKTISHVIVGLKSAKGTKTLRLDPTIYESIQREKVSVGDVIYIESNSGAVKRVGRSDAYATEFDLEAEEYVPLPKGEVHKKKEIIQDVTLHDLDVANARPQGGQDVISMMGQLMKPKKTEITEKLRHEVNKVVAKYIDQGVAELVPGVLFIDEVNMLDIEIFTFLNRALELEIAPVVVLASNRGMTTVRGTEDVVSAHGIPPDLIDRLLIVRTLPYTQDEIRVIIEKRSKVENLQLEQAALDLLAAMGSDMSLRYALQLLTPAGILAATAGRTEILLSDIEEAKMLFLDAKRSTKILESNSNYL; encoded by the coding sequence ATGGTGCAGATCAGCGAAGTTAAGGACCAGGTGCCCGGCAGTagcgctggcgcgcgtACAGCAGCGCACACTCACATCAAGGGGCTGGGATTGGACGAGTTTGGCGCCGCGAAGCAGGTGGAAGGTGGATTTGTGGGGCAGGTCGAGGCTCGCGAGGCCTGCGGCGTGATCGTGGACCTGATCAAGGCGAAGCGGATGTCCGGGAGGGCGATTTTACTAGCCGGTGGCCCCTCGACGGGGAAGACGGCGCTAGCACTGGCGATTACGCAGGAGCTGGGGCCGAAGGTCCCGTTCTGCCCGCTGGTAGGATCGGAGCTGTTTTCGGTTGAGGTGAAGAAGACGGAGACGCTGATGGAGAACTTCCGGCGCGCGATTGGGCTGCGCATTAAGGAGGTGAAGGAGGTCTACGAGGGAGAGGTAACGGAGCTAACTCCGGAGGAGGCGGAAAATCCACTTGGCGGATACGGCAAGACCATCTCGCACGTTATCGTCGGCCTGAAGTCGGCCAAGGGCACCAAGACACTGCGTTTGGACCCTACCATCTACGAGAGCATCCAACGCGAGAAGGTGAGTGTGGGCGACGTGATCTACATTGAGTCAAACTCGGGGGCAGTCAAGCGCGTGGGGCGTTCCGACGCGTATGCGACGGAATTCGACCTGGAGGCAGAAGAATACGTTCCGCTGCCAAAGGGTGAGGTGCACAAAAAGAAGGAGATTATCCAAGATGTCACTCTGCATGACCTCGATGTTGCCAATGCGCGCCCTCAGGGCGGCCAGGATGTTATCTCTATGATGGGCCAGCTTATGAAGCCAAAGAAGACGGAAATAACCGAGAAATTGCGCCATGAGGTCAACAAAGTCGTTGCGAAGTACATCGATCAGGGCGTGGCAGAGTTGGTTCCTGGTGTGCTCTTCATCGATGAGGTAAACATGTTGGACATTGAGATTTTCACCTTCTTGAATAGAGCGCTCGAGTTGGAGATTGCACCAGTTGTCGTTTTGGCGTCCAACAGGGGCATGACCACTGTACGCGGTACTGAAGATGTTGTCTCAGCGCATGGTATTCCTCCGGACTTGATTGACCGTTTGCTCATCGTGCGGACATTGCCTTATACGCAAGATGAGATCCGTGTGATCATCGAAAAGAGGTCTAAGGTCGAAAACCTGCAACTTGAGCAGGCTGCACTTGATCTTTTAGCGGCCATGGGCTCTGATATGTCGTTGCGTTACGCCTTGCAGCTGTTAACCCCGGCAGGCATCTTGGCTGCCACAGCTGGCCGCACAGAAATTCTACTATCCGACATTGAAGAAGCCAAGATGCTATTTCTGGATGCCAAGAGGTCTACTAAAATCTTAGAATCGAACTCGAACTACTTATAA
- the CDD1 gene encoding cytidine deaminase (Syntenic homolog of Saccharomyces cerevisiae YLR245C (CDD1)), with protein MPSTQGEPYQGAVARALAAKELSYSPYSKFRVGCCILTASGEYIVGANVENASYPAGICAERTAVVKAVTAGHTNWVCIALSGDSSDVVTPCGICRQVLREFVDPKKLTVIMMNADGSKVLQRTLEELLPYSFGPDSLR; from the coding sequence ATGCCAAGCACACAGGGAGAGCCATATCAGGGCGCGGTTGCTCGAGCACTAGCCGCGAAGGAGCTCTCGTACAGCCCATACTCCAAGTTCCGCGTGGGCTGCTGCATCTTGACAGCGTCAGGCGAGTATATTGTCGGCGCTAACGTCGAGAATGCCAGTTACCCAGCCGGTATTTGCGCGGAACGCACAGCGGTCGTAAAGGCGGTAACAGCCGGGCATACGAATTGGGTCTGCATCGCATTGAGTGGGGACTCGTCCGACGTCGTGACCCCGTGTGGGATTTGCCGGCAGGTCCTGCGCGAGTTCGTTGATCCGAAGAAGCTCACGGTGATTATGATGAACGCCGACGGGTCCAAGGTTCTGCAGCGAACATTGGAAGAGCTGTTGCCTTACAGCTTTGGTCCCGATTCTTTAAGGTAG
- the CCT6 gene encoding chaperonin-containing T-complex subunit CCT6 (Syntenic homolog of Saccharomyces cerevisiae YDR188W (CCT6)) produces MKKRHCIERSASEKNKPQHHSYMSVQLLNPKAESLRRDAALKVNVTSAEGLQSVLETNLGPKGTLKMLVDGAGNIKLTKDGKVLLTEMQIQSPTAVMIARAASAQDEITGDGTTTVVCLVGELMRQAYRFIQEGVHPRTITDGFEIARKETIEFLEQFKVTKDGEDGLDREFLLQVARSSLSTKVNAELAEVLTPIVTDAVLAVSDINTNALDLYMVEIMQMQHLTPKDTVFVRGLVLDHGGRHPDMPNRVENAHVLILNVSLEYEKTEVNSSFFYSSAEQRDKLAASERRFVDEKLKKIIELKNEVCGLNSDKGFVIINQKGIDPMSLDVLAKHGILALRRAKRRNMERLQLVTGGEAQNSVDDLSPSVLGYSGLVYQETIGEEKFTYVTENKDPKSCTILIKGSSHHALAQTKDAVRDGLRAVANVIKDKAVVPGAGSFYIAAADHLKKANHAQLGAKGKTKTGLQAFAEALLVIPKTLVKNSGYDALDVLALCQDELEEDSTRSVGVDLSSGDSCDPTIEGIWDSYRVIRNAVTGATGIASNLLLCDELLRAGRSTLKEGPAH; encoded by the coding sequence ATGAAGAAGCGCCATTGCATTGAAAGATCAGCTAGTGAGAAGAACAAACCACAACATCATTCCTACATGTCTGTTCAGTTGCTAAACCCCAAAGCCGAATCCTTACGGAGGGATGCTGCGCTCAAAGTCAATGTCACCTCAGCTGAAGGCTTACAATCCGTGTTGGAAACGAACCTGGGGCCTAAAGGTACTCTAAAGATGCTGGTCGATGGCGCGGGGAACATCAAGCTCACCAAGGACGGTAAGGTTCTGCTGACTGAAATGCAGATCCAATCGCCCACGGCAGTAATGATtgcgcgcgccgcgtcTGCACAGGATGAGATCACTGGCGATGGGACTACCACGGTAGTGTGCTTGGTAGGGGAGCTGATGCGCCAAGCGTATAGATTTATTCAGGAGGGTGTACACCCCCGTACGATCACTGACGGATTTGAAATTGCCAGAAAGGAAACTATCGAATTTCTCGAGCAGTTCAAGGTTACGAAGGACGGTGAGGATGGGCTAGATCGCGAGTTTTTGCTGCAAGTGGCCCGGTCTTCCCTTTCCACCAAGGTGAACGCCGAACTGGCAGAGGTGTTGACGCCAATTGTTACCGATGCAGTGCTTGCTGTGTCCGACATCAACACAAACGCCCTAGATCTGTACATGGTAGAGATCATGCAGATGCAGCACCTAACTCCAAAAGACACTGTGTTTGTACGGGGCCTGGTGCTTGACCACGGTGGCAGACACCCAGATATGCCTAACAGAGTTGAAAACGCACACGTGCTTATCCTAAACGTTTCTCTAGAGTACGAGAAGACCGAAGTGAACTCGAGTTTCTTTTATAGCTCTGCCGAACAGAGAGACAAGCTTGCAGCTAGTGAACGGAGATTTGTCGATGAGAAACTCAAAAAGATCATTGAGTTGAAAAACGAAGTTTGCGGGCTCAACTCCGATAAGGGATTCGTGATCATCAACCAGAAGGGGATTGACCCTATGTCGCTCGACGTGCTAGCGAAGCATGGGATCCTTGCCTTGAGAAGAGCAAAGAGACGTAACATGGAGAGACTGCAGCTTGTGACTGGCGGTGAGGCCCAGAACTCGGTTGATGATCTTTCACCATCCGTCCTTGGTTACTCGGGTCTAGTGTACCAGGAAACCATCGGTGAGGAGAAGTTCACCTATGTCACGGAAAACAAAGACCCCAAGTCCTGCACGATTCTAATTAAGGGCTCCTCCCACCACGCTCTAGCGCAAACGAAGGATGCCGTGAGAGATGGCTTGCGTGCCGTTGCAAATGTCATCAAGGACAAGGCCGTTGTCCCGGGCGCCGGCTCTTTCTACATAGCAGCCGCGGACCACTTGAAGAAGGCAAACCATGCCCAGCTCGGTGCCAAAGGTAAGACTAAGACTGGTCTGCAAGCCTTTGCCGAGGCTCTGCTTGTTATTCCTAAGACTCTGGTCAAGAACTCCGGTTACGATGCATTGGACGTCTTAGCACTATGTCAGGATGAACTTGAGGAGGACAGCACGAGAAGTGTGGGTGTCGACTTATCGTCTGGGGATTCTTGCGATCCAACTATCGAGGGTATTTGGGATTCGTACCGCGTTATAAGGAATGCGGTTACCGGCGCCACTGGCATTGCAAGCAATTTGTTGCTTTGTGATGAGTTGCTAAGAGCTGGCAGGTCCACCCTGAAGGAAGGCCCAGCGCATTGA